The proteins below come from a single Microthrixaceae bacterium genomic window:
- a CDS encoding SURF1 family protein, whose translation MYRFLLKPRWLLSHVLVAAMVVGMLAAMMWQVSRLHQKQDLNARIEQRAHGEVLALGDVLAGHDLATDSGQDDVEYQAVSARGTYDTDHEFTIPNRTLDGAPGRLVITPFVWSDTEAPILVNRGFIPQSFTDDTAPIDGVEPPEGEVAIAGYLRLTELPGSLQTKRVDVGDNRFARLDLAAIAEVQGTALQPVYLLLGSQEPPTAQERLTMYPLPPRSEGKHFSYAVQWAIFTLIACIGYPLVLRRIARNRAGQIDDDMPTEGMWHADARRRDDTVEVGGE comes from the coding sequence ATGTATCGGTTCTTATTGAAGCCGCGCTGGTTGCTGTCCCATGTGCTCGTCGCAGCGATGGTGGTCGGGATGTTGGCAGCGATGATGTGGCAGGTTTCTCGCTTGCACCAAAAGCAGGATCTCAACGCGAGGATCGAACAGCGCGCTCACGGCGAGGTGCTCGCGTTGGGTGACGTGTTGGCGGGCCACGACCTGGCGACCGATTCCGGCCAGGACGATGTCGAGTACCAGGCGGTTTCGGCGAGGGGGACCTACGACACCGACCACGAGTTCACGATCCCGAACCGCACGCTCGACGGCGCACCGGGGCGACTGGTCATCACCCCCTTCGTATGGTCCGACACCGAGGCTCCCATCCTGGTGAACCGAGGGTTCATTCCGCAGTCGTTCACCGACGACACGGCTCCGATCGATGGGGTTGAGCCGCCGGAGGGTGAGGTGGCGATCGCCGGGTATCTGAGGCTCACCGAGTTGCCGGGATCGTTGCAGACCAAGCGGGTCGATGTCGGCGACAACCGTTTCGCCCGCCTCGACCTTGCCGCGATCGCCGAGGTGCAGGGCACGGCCTTGCAGCCGGTGTACCTGTTGTTGGGTTCCCAGGAGCCGCCGACGGCTCAGGAACGGCTCACGATGTATCCGCTTCCGCCTCGGTCGGAGGGCAAGCACTTCTCCTATGCGGTGCAATGGGCGATTTTCACGTTGATCGCCTGTATCGGGTACCCGTTGGTTCTGCGGCGTATCGCTCGGAATCGGGCGGGTCAGATCGACGACGACATGCCGACCGAGGGCATGTGGCATGCCGATGCTCGACGCCGTGACGACACGGTCGAGGTCGGCGGCGAATGA
- a CDS encoding TetR/AcrR family transcriptional regulator, with amino-acid sequence MRRSTARERIMDAVVACAERGGLGSFALEDVASQADVSRATIYSHFPGGRQQLIDETVEREVADFWRSLADEVRSYDDVEDRVVAAMMSAHRRMIEHALLQRLVTLEPGEILPALFAADRRLHGLIVGYLRETLAREVLRDGVDLDDAAEYLARMVLSHIGTAGRWDLTDRTSVQRLVRTQFLGGILSR; translated from the coding sequence ATGAGGCGGTCGACCGCCCGCGAACGCATCATGGACGCGGTCGTCGCCTGCGCCGAGCGAGGTGGGCTTGGGTCGTTCGCCCTCGAAGACGTTGCGTCGCAGGCCGATGTGTCCCGGGCGACGATCTACAGTCATTTTCCTGGGGGCCGCCAGCAGTTGATCGACGAAACGGTCGAGCGCGAGGTGGCCGACTTCTGGCGGAGCCTCGCGGATGAGGTCCGCTCGTATGACGACGTCGAGGATCGCGTTGTCGCGGCGATGATGTCGGCGCACCGTCGGATGATCGAACATGCGCTGTTGCAGCGCCTCGTCACCTTGGAACCGGGTGAGATTCTGCCGGCGTTGTTCGCAGCGGACCGGCGCCTCCATGGCCTCATCGTGGGATACCTCAGGGAGACGTTGGCCCGTGAGGTCTTGCGCGACGGAGTCGACCTCGATGATGCGGCGGAGTATCTGGCGCGCATGGTGTTGAGCCACATCGGCACGGCTGGTCGTTGGGACCTGACCGATCGGACGTCGGTGCAGCGGTTGGTCCGCACCCAGTTCCTCGGGGGAATCCTCTCCCGATAA
- a CDS encoding ferritin-like domain-containing protein, producing MTDLQDLIGRQEINDLDAILSATGEYRDETIRAVTDHSEAIFTWNYDKGERPPLEKLYEKAKVSQWNGETDLPWETEVDIESVVLVSAAINDENGLGMGDFDATGTPFEKFSEKEWVQLGIESNQWTLSQFMHGEQGALICTAKIVETVPWIDAKYYAATQVMDEARHVEVFAKYLDTKMGGYYPLNNHLGMLLEDIVGDSRWDMTYLGMQIMVEGLALAAFGAMHQLTSEPLLKQLLRYVMSDEARHVAFGVLSLKEYYAELSDAEIFERQQFAFEAAVRMRDRFLQQEVYERMGLPVKEAVTAMINTPARQMFNLMLFSKIVPNCRKLGLLDRNDQWLRRRFEELGVIQFEDWTDTTDEMEAFALSNEELRIA from the coding sequence ATGACCGACCTTCAAGACCTCATCGGACGCCAGGAGATCAACGATCTCGACGCCATCTTGTCGGCGACCGGCGAGTATCGCGACGAGACGATCCGCGCCGTGACGGATCACTCCGAGGCGATCTTCACGTGGAACTACGACAAGGGCGAACGTCCTCCGCTCGAGAAGCTCTACGAAAAGGCCAAGGTCAGCCAGTGGAACGGTGAAACCGATCTGCCGTGGGAGACCGAGGTCGACATCGAAAGCGTGGTGCTGGTCAGCGCCGCCATCAACGACGAGAACGGGCTTGGCATGGGCGACTTCGATGCCACCGGCACGCCGTTCGAGAAGTTCAGTGAAAAGGAGTGGGTCCAGCTCGGCATCGAGTCGAATCAGTGGACCCTCAGCCAGTTCATGCACGGCGAACAGGGTGCGCTGATCTGCACCGCCAAGATCGTCGAGACCGTGCCGTGGATCGACGCCAAGTACTACGCAGCCACCCAGGTGATGGATGAGGCCCGCCACGTCGAGGTGTTCGCCAAGTACCTCGACACGAAGATGGGTGGCTACTACCCACTCAACAATCACCTCGGCATGCTGCTTGAGGACATCGTGGGCGATTCGCGTTGGGACATGACCTACCTGGGCATGCAGATCATGGTCGAGGGGTTGGCGTTGGCCGCGTTCGGCGCGATGCATCAGCTCACCAGCGAGCCGCTGCTCAAGCAGCTTCTGCGTTACGTGATGAGCGACGAGGCCCGCCACGTTGCCTTCGGCGTGCTGTCGTTGAAGGAGTACTACGCCGAGCTGAGCGACGCCGAGATCTTCGAGCGCCAGCAGTTCGCCTTCGAGGCTGCCGTGCGCATGCGCGACCGGTTCCTGCAACAGGAGGTCTACGAGCGGATGGGGCTGCCGGTGAAGGAGGCCGTGACCGCGATGATCAACACCCCGGCTCGTCAGATGTTCAACCTCATGTTGTTCTCGAAGATCGTGCCGAACTGCCGCAAGCTCGGCCTACTCGACCGCAACGATCAGTGGCTGCGCCGCCGTTTCGAGGAACTCGGCGTCATCCAGTTTGAGGACTGGACCGACACCACCGACGAGATGGAGGCGTTCGCGCTGTCGAACGAGGAACTGCGTATCGCCTGA
- a CDS encoding IS630 family transposase produces MPIAVAAPLTVSDAERAELDRMARSSVLPYRCVRQARALLWAADGVANNEIARRVDATPDTVRRWRTRFEAGGVNEVGKITRGRGRKPKVSHDVVEAIVNDTLHSVPDDESTQWSTRTMAARHGVGKDFVAKIWKDRKLRPWRVDTFKLSNDPNFEAKLVDVVGLYLNPPEGAVVFSFDEKTQCQALDRTQPSLPMKRGRGRTMTHDYKRNGTTDLFAALNVVTGEVLHDTRKTHTSADVLAFFRWIDVHVPRDQEIHVVLDNLSAHKSAEVKAWLAKPAQKKRWHLHFTPTSASWLNLVEGWFAQLTKKRLKTGTFNSVAALTEAIDVWVSHWNDDPEPLVWVKTAEEIIEKVNRGRATLTHLTNSATDH; encoded by the coding sequence ATGCCGATCGCTGTTGCTGCCCCGTTGACTGTGTCCGATGCCGAGCGGGCCGAGTTGGATCGCATGGCGCGGTCGTCGGTGTTGCCGTACCGCTGTGTGCGCCAGGCGCGGGCATTGTTGTGGGCGGCCGATGGGGTGGCGAACAACGAGATCGCCCGGCGCGTTGATGCGACCCCGGACACGGTACGGCGGTGGCGTACCCGCTTCGAGGCTGGCGGGGTCAATGAGGTGGGCAAGATCACTCGAGGTCGTGGTCGCAAACCCAAGGTCAGCCACGACGTGGTCGAGGCGATCGTGAACGACACGTTGCATTCGGTGCCCGATGACGAGTCGACGCAGTGGTCGACACGGACGATGGCTGCGCGGCACGGGGTGGGTAAGGACTTCGTGGCGAAAATCTGGAAGGACCGCAAGCTGCGTCCCTGGCGGGTCGACACGTTCAAGTTGTCGAACGATCCGAACTTCGAGGCGAAGCTTGTCGACGTGGTCGGGTTGTATCTGAACCCGCCGGAGGGGGCGGTGGTGTTCAGCTTCGATGAAAAGACCCAGTGCCAAGCGTTGGATCGCACCCAGCCGTCGCTGCCGATGAAGCGGGGTCGGGGTCGCACGATGACCCATGACTACAAACGCAATGGCACCACCGACCTGTTTGCGGCGTTGAATGTCGTGACCGGTGAGGTGCTTCATGACACCCGCAAGACCCACACCAGTGCCGATGTGTTGGCGTTCTTTCGGTGGATTGATGTCCACGTCCCCCGGGACCAGGAGATCCATGTCGTGTTGGACAACCTCTCGGCGCACAAGTCCGCCGAGGTGAAGGCGTGGCTGGCCAAGCCAGCGCAGAAAAAGCGGTGGCACCTGCACTTCACGCCAACCTCGGCGTCGTGGCTGAACCTGGTCGAGGGCTGGTTCGCTCAACTCACCAAGAAACGGCTCAAGACAGGAACCTTCAACAGCGTCGCCGCTCTAACCGAAGCCATCGACGTGTGGGTCTCGCACTGGAACGACGACCCCGAACCCCTCGTGTGGGTCAAAACGGCGGAGGAGATCATCGAGAAAGTCAACCGGGGGCGGGCCACCCTGACCCACCTCACCAATTCCGCGACGGACCACTAG
- the dapA gene encoding 4-hydroxy-tetrahydrodipicolinate synthase, with amino-acid sequence MSLPTARFGRVITAMVTPFDDSGALDLDAAANLAAWLVDNGSDGLVLAGTTGESPVLSDSEEVALAKAVRAAVDVPLLLGTGSNDTNYAVEATRRAAGLGVDGVLVVSPYYNRPPQSGLDHYFRSVAAATDLPVLLYDVPTRTGRKVATATMLRLAHEVDNIVGLKDAAGNPAETARLMRDAPDDFELYSGDDALTLPLLAIGAVGAVSVASHWAGRQIGEMIAAFLRGDHGEAIRINGGLIESYEFAGSDDAPNPMPSKAILRVLGIKVGNCRAPLSFAPDWLEPRAREVLSALA; translated from the coding sequence ATGAGTCTGCCTACTGCTCGCTTCGGACGGGTCATCACCGCGATGGTCACACCGTTCGACGACTCCGGAGCCCTCGATCTCGATGCTGCGGCCAACCTGGCTGCGTGGCTCGTCGACAACGGAAGCGACGGGCTGGTCCTCGCCGGAACGACCGGTGAAAGCCCCGTCCTCAGCGATTCCGAGGAGGTGGCCCTCGCCAAGGCGGTGCGTGCCGCGGTCGACGTGCCCTTGTTGTTGGGAACCGGATCGAACGACACGAATTATGCGGTTGAGGCCACCCGGCGCGCGGCCGGTCTGGGCGTCGACGGGGTGCTCGTCGTGAGCCCCTACTACAACCGCCCGCCCCAATCCGGCCTCGACCACTATTTCCGGTCGGTGGCGGCGGCGACGGATCTGCCGGTGTTGCTCTACGACGTTCCGACGCGCACGGGCCGAAAGGTGGCGACCGCCACAATGCTGCGTCTCGCCCACGAGGTCGACAACATCGTCGGGCTCAAAGACGCGGCGGGAAACCCGGCCGAGACGGCTCGCCTGATGCGCGACGCGCCCGACGATTTCGAGCTGTATTCGGGCGACGATGCCCTCACGTTGCCGTTGCTGGCGATCGGCGCGGTCGGTGCGGTGAGCGTTGCGAGCCATTGGGCCGGCCGCCAGATCGGCGAAATGATCGCCGCGTTCCTGCGCGGCGACCACGGCGAGGCCATCCGCATCAACGGCGGGCTGATCGAGAGTTACGAGTTCGCGGGTTCCGACGACGCGCCGAATCCGATGCCGTCCAAAGCGATCCTGCGGGTGCTCGGGATCAAGGTCGGCAATTGTCGTGCGCCGCTGTCGTTTGCTCCCGACTGGCTTGAGCCCCGCGCTCGAGAGGTGCTCTCAGCGTTGGCCTGA
- a CDS encoding TetR/AcrR family transcriptional regulator: MTDGMNVEFPAGGDAGQGVEDRVLDAALECIGRWGMTKTTAEDIARTAALSRATLYRAFPGGIATILDAMSARQVERLLAEVVAVTATAGSVEEILTSAIVAAGRFLDEASALHYLMAHEPEVLLPYFAFDRIGPLLSASSAALAPILGAYVSRQVAEELVEWGARIVLSVFFTPGLIDLTDAVEVGELVNTMLLPGFARELAGT; encoded by the coding sequence GTGACCGATGGCATGAACGTCGAGTTCCCCGCAGGCGGTGACGCCGGCCAGGGAGTCGAGGACCGGGTGCTCGACGCTGCGCTTGAGTGCATCGGCCGGTGGGGTATGACCAAGACGACGGCCGAGGACATCGCCCGCACCGCAGCGCTGAGCCGGGCCACGTTGTATCGGGCCTTTCCCGGGGGGATCGCCACGATCCTCGACGCGATGTCGGCCCGTCAGGTCGAACGCCTCCTCGCCGAGGTGGTGGCGGTCACCGCGACGGCGGGGTCGGTCGAGGAGATCTTGACCTCGGCCATCGTGGCCGCCGGTCGCTTTCTCGATGAGGCCTCCGCCCTTCATTACCTCATGGCCCACGAGCCCGAGGTGCTCCTGCCGTATTTCGCGTTCGACCGGATCGGGCCGCTGCTGTCGGCGTCGAGCGCGGCGCTTGCGCCAATCCTCGGGGCTTACGTGTCACGCCAGGTCGCCGAGGAGCTCGTCGAATGGGGGGCGCGCATCGTGTTGTCGGTGTTCTTCACCCCCGGGTTGATCGACCTCACCGATGCGGTCGAGGTGGGCGAGCTCGTCAACACGATGCTGCTGCCCGGCTTCGCCCGCGAACTCGCCGGCACCTGA
- a CDS encoding insulinase family protein — MTNVTDFGTLDAEVRLSDLRSGVRLATDTMVFTGSAAIACFVGIGSRDEPLALAGASHFLEHLLFKGTLEHTSRWINRAIDAIGGEFNAYTVREATVFYVRVPAPHAEFATKLLCEVITTPRLDPADVEIERGVILGELDGALDTPDDVVFMNLVDAMFPGHPIGRETLGDPESLASMTVEQIAGFHDRWYRPANLVFAAAGAVDHDRLADILDEAFCDHDTGERPERLAPGAGLGDDIEVGRDIEQSYLALGWRGIVATDPQRVALAVLNHALGDGPSSRLHEEIRERRGLAYEVSSSAASNLDAGTQSVFVATAPEHLGEVRRIIDDEIARVLDEGIDDEELEVAKGYLTGSMLMALEDSSSRMSRLGSAVQTHGRILKVSESLDAIDAVTGEDVRSVAARIFGAPRVTSLVGPQG, encoded by the coding sequence TTGACCAACGTCACCGATTTCGGAACCCTCGACGCGGAGGTCCGCCTGTCGGACCTCCGCTCGGGGGTCCGACTCGCCACCGACACCATGGTCTTCACGGGGTCGGCGGCGATCGCATGCTTCGTCGGCATCGGATCACGAGATGAGCCTCTCGCGCTGGCTGGCGCGTCTCATTTCCTCGAACACCTGCTGTTCAAAGGCACCCTCGAACACACGTCTCGGTGGATCAACCGTGCGATCGACGCGATCGGCGGAGAGTTCAACGCCTACACGGTGCGCGAGGCCACCGTGTTCTACGTGCGCGTGCCGGCCCCGCACGCCGAGTTCGCCACGAAGCTGCTGTGTGAGGTGATCACCACGCCGCGCCTCGACCCGGCGGATGTCGAGATCGAACGGGGCGTGATCCTCGGTGAGCTCGACGGTGCGCTCGACACCCCCGACGACGTGGTGTTCATGAACCTGGTCGACGCCATGTTTCCCGGCCATCCGATCGGCCGCGAAACCCTCGGCGACCCGGAGTCTCTGGCCTCGATGACCGTGGAGCAGATCGCTGGGTTCCACGATCGCTGGTATCGCCCCGCCAATCTGGTGTTCGCCGCGGCGGGAGCGGTCGACCACGACCGACTCGCCGACATCTTGGACGAGGCGTTCTGCGACCACGACACCGGGGAGCGTCCCGAGCGGCTGGCCCCGGGGGCGGGCCTGGGCGACGACATCGAGGTCGGGCGCGACATCGAGCAGAGCTATCTCGCCCTGGGCTGGCGCGGCATCGTGGCGACCGATCCTCAGCGTGTGGCGTTGGCGGTATTGAATCACGCGCTCGGAGACGGGCCGTCGAGTCGGCTGCACGAGGAGATCCGCGAACGGCGTGGGCTGGCCTATGAGGTGTCCTCCTCGGCGGCGAGCAACCTCGATGCCGGAACCCAGAGCGTGTTTGTCGCGACGGCCCCCGAACACCTCGGCGAGGTCCGGCGCATCATCGACGACGAGATCGCACGGGTGCTCGACGAGGGGATCGACGACGAGGAACTCGAGGTCGCGAAGGGCTACCTCACCGGATCGATGCTGATGGCGCTCGAGGACTCCTCCTCGCGGATGAGCCGGCTCGGCTCGGCCGTGCAGACCCATGGCCGCATCCTCAAGGTGAGCGAGTCGCTCGACGCGATCGACGCCGTAACCGGCGAGGATGTGCGCTCCGTGGCCGCCCGGATCTTCGGTGCGCCACGTGTCACATCCCTGGTCGGCCCACAAGGTTGA
- a CDS encoding serine protease yields MASPTVFSRSRRFSSVLLPPLVALGLLGSGCTSSDNGSGGGSADTTTTTAVPNPCTPQGDETMAKALVRCGDASIAYLSTEDVSGTGIVIERDSKRYVLTNAHVIDPYDSADVILAGETYDAMEVVGVDLVTDIALLGPFDDDVEVAPIPLAGDVEVARGDDAFTLGFPAELFDPDPEDLEPTIARGIMGRQRTDKEFDVTYLQSDVLITGGQSGGGLFDQEGRLVGVTSMVWGSEYAFAVSAPDIDRSIDSILAGDGDTWPALTRDPESDRLVTTETLSLAELGQSAALTIPPAAEKRTVTITTDHAEAVTLEVTDPNGDALALSSNMATGVEQLMARMADGSGSGQFDGLLGEEGVDAVTGTDLIEAFYGELDDSVTEAETEPGTLTFEVPADTRVHVDVDRLESDEAVEATLTSTVGFEVVRVGFATSTLEPGDSDEVVLAPSLPLHIIEVAVEAGQEITVDATAPAEDIALAVIPPDVDLISAVLFGSGEGVENVDEKESGPFENAEQLTFTAESAGTYRIVVGGYLGLTSLVRIALSAA; encoded by the coding sequence ATGGCTTCCCCGACGGTCTTTTCGCGTTCTCGACGTTTCTCGTCGGTTTTGTTGCCGCCCCTGGTGGCGCTGGGCCTGTTGGGCAGCGGATGTACGTCCTCCGACAACGGCAGTGGTGGCGGTTCCGCGGACACGACGACGACCACGGCGGTGCCCAATCCCTGCACCCCGCAGGGGGACGAGACGATGGCCAAGGCGCTCGTGCGGTGCGGGGACGCGTCGATCGCGTATCTGTCCACCGAGGACGTGTCGGGCACGGGCATCGTCATCGAACGCGACTCAAAGCGATATGTGCTCACCAACGCCCATGTGATCGACCCCTACGACTCGGCGGACGTGATTCTGGCCGGCGAGACCTACGACGCGATGGAGGTCGTCGGGGTCGATCTGGTCACCGACATCGCGTTGCTCGGCCCGTTCGACGACGACGTCGAAGTGGCCCCGATTCCGCTGGCCGGCGACGTGGAGGTCGCACGTGGGGACGACGCGTTCACGCTCGGGTTTCCCGCCGAACTGTTCGACCCCGACCCCGAGGATCTCGAGCCGACGATCGCCCGGGGCATCATGGGCCGTCAACGTACCGATAAGGAGTTCGACGTCACCTATCTGCAGTCGGACGTGTTGATTACCGGCGGTCAGTCCGGCGGCGGCCTGTTCGACCAGGAGGGTCGTCTGGTGGGGGTGACGTCGATGGTGTGGGGCAGCGAGTACGCGTTCGCCGTGTCGGCCCCCGACATCGACCGATCGATCGACTCGATCCTTGCGGGCGACGGCGACACCTGGCCGGCGCTGACCCGCGACCCCGAGTCGGATCGACTCGTGACCACCGAGACGTTGTCGCTCGCCGAACTCGGCCAGAGCGCGGCGCTGACGATTCCTCCCGCGGCCGAGAAACGGACGGTCACGATTACCACCGACCATGCCGAGGCCGTGACCCTCGAGGTCACCGACCCCAACGGGGACGCGCTCGCGCTGTCGAGCAATATGGCCACCGGCGTCGAGCAGCTGATGGCCCGGATGGCCGATGGCTCCGGTTCGGGGCAGTTCGATGGTCTCCTCGGCGAGGAAGGTGTCGACGCCGTCACGGGCACCGACCTGATCGAGGCGTTCTACGGCGAGTTGGACGACTCGGTGACCGAGGCGGAGACCGAGCCCGGCACGTTGACCTTCGAGGTTCCGGCCGACACCCGCGTTCACGTCGACGTCGACCGGCTCGAGTCCGACGAGGCGGTCGAGGCCACGCTCACCAGCACGGTCGGCTTCGAGGTGGTCCGCGTCGGGTTCGCGACCTCCACCCTGGAACCGGGCGACAGCGACGAGGTGGTGTTGGCGCCGTCGTTGCCGCTGCACATCATCGAGGTCGCCGTCGAGGCGGGCCAGGAGATCACCGTCGACGCGACGGCCCCCGCCGAGGACATCGCGTTGGCCGTCATTCCGCCCGATGTCGACCTGATCTCGGCGGTGTTGTTCGGGTCGGGCGAGGGCGTCGAAAACGTCGACGAGAAAGAATCCGGTCCGTTCGAAAACGCCGAACAGCTCACCTTCACCGCCGAGTCCGCAGGCACCTACCGGATCGTGGTCGGCGGCTACCTGGGGCTGACCTCGCTGGTGCGAATAGCGCTGTCCGCCGCCTAA
- a CDS encoding excalibur calcium-binding domain-containing protein, with amino-acid sequence MISILLALIVVGVVVGIVVASGGDDAADSDKSDGAVVETTVATVAETTPESITETVPEPTVAESVVPETTRANRDPALLPAGLYCRDLAAQGYSFSAAVTYWRTEGQPDRMDSDRNGIPCETVYSYDDIAAIFPYASAPVSEPLYMRLPSGLLCRDLRDRGVSVRDALDYFIYEGFPDRMDADGNGVPCETVYSDASRIWWNEY; translated from the coding sequence GTGATCTCGATTCTGCTCGCACTGATCGTGGTCGGTGTCGTCGTCGGCATCGTGGTCGCGAGCGGCGGTGACGATGCCGCTGATTCCGACAAGTCCGACGGGGCGGTCGTGGAGACGACGGTTGCCACGGTCGCCGAGACGACACCCGAATCGATCACCGAGACGGTTCCGGAGCCGACCGTTGCCGAGTCGGTCGTTCCGGAGACCACCCGCGCCAATCGCGATCCCGCTCTGCTGCCAGCGGGCCTCTACTGCCGCGACCTGGCGGCCCAGGGGTATTCCTTCTCGGCGGCGGTGACGTATTGGCGCACCGAGGGCCAGCCGGATCGGATGGACTCCGACCGCAACGGAATCCCGTGCGAGACCGTGTACTCATACGACGACATCGCGGCCATTTTCCCGTATGCGTCGGCGCCGGTGAGCGAGCCGCTGTACATGCGGTTGCCGTCAGGGCTGTTGTGTCGCGACCTTCGCGATCGCGGGGTCAGTGTGCGCGACGCGTTGGACTACTTCATCTACGAGGGTTTCCCGGACCGCATGGATGCCGACGGAAACGGCGTTCCCTGCGAGACCGTGTACAGCGACGCCAGTCGCATCTGGTGGAACGAGTACTGA
- the dapB gene encoding 4-hydroxy-tetrahydrodipicolinate reductase: MTKIRVGVFGAGGRMGSTVCRAVQDDPDLELVAAVDPHYAGLEVSGVTGAADNEVMISGDRETLGDAGVEVAIDFTNYQPSLENLAYLAGAGIHAVVGTTGFSEEDLARFAAEFTRSNCLIAPNFAIGALLMMKFAEQAAPYFETAEIIEFHHDEKIDAPSGTATLTAERMARASNDWGDDPTTKTVYEGARGGEGPAGIRVHSVRMRGMVAHQEVILGTTGQTLVLRHDSIDRTSFMPGVLMATKAIGERPGLTVGLDVLLDL; this comes from the coding sequence GTGACGAAGATTCGCGTGGGTGTGTTCGGTGCCGGTGGCCGGATGGGGTCGACGGTGTGTCGGGCCGTTCAGGACGACCCGGACCTCGAGTTGGTAGCGGCGGTCGACCCCCACTATGCGGGCCTTGAGGTCTCCGGCGTGACGGGCGCCGCTGACAATGAGGTGATGATCTCGGGCGACCGCGAGACGTTGGGCGATGCCGGGGTCGAGGTGGCGATCGACTTCACCAACTATCAACCGAGCCTCGAGAACCTGGCGTACCTCGCCGGGGCCGGAATCCATGCGGTCGTCGGCACGACCGGATTCAGCGAGGAGGATCTCGCCCGGTTCGCCGCCGAGTTCACCCGTTCGAACTGCCTGATCGCCCCCAACTTCGCCATCGGTGCGTTGTTGATGATGAAGTTCGCCGAGCAGGCGGCCCCGTATTTCGAGACCGCCGAGATCATCGAGTTCCATCACGATGAAAAGATCGATGCCCCCTCGGGTACCGCCACACTCACCGCCGAGCGTATGGCTCGGGCCTCGAACGATTGGGGCGACGACCCGACGACGAAGACGGTGTACGAAGGGGCCCGCGGCGGCGAGGGCCCGGCGGGGATCCGGGTACATTCGGTGCGCATGCGCGGCATGGTCGCCCACCAGGAGGTCATCTTGGGCACGACCGGCCAGACCCTGGTCCTGCGCCACGATTCGATCGACCGCACCTCGTTCATGCCGGGGGTGTTGATGGCGACCAAGGCCATCGGCGAGCGCCCGGGTCTGACGGTGGGCCTCGACGTCCTGCTCGACCTGTAG